A genomic stretch from Methylorubrum extorquens includes:
- the atoD gene encoding acetyl-CoA:acetoacetyl-CoA transferase, alpha subunit (Evidence 2a : Function from experimental evidences in other organisms; Product type e : enzyme), translating to MKKVYPDPKAALAGLLRDGMTIMAGGFGLCGIPDELIDAIQASGVKDLTVISNNAGIDGVGLGKLLDTRQVKKMISSYVGENKEFARQYLGGELEIEFNPQGTLAERIRAGGAGIPAFFTKTGVGTKVAEGKEVREFDGESYVMERGLFADLAIVHAWKGDTEGNLVYRKTARNFNPMMATAAEVTVAQVEHLVEPGEIDPDHIHTPGIFIGRILHVPVREKRIEQRTVRKRKEPEAAAAGGGQI from the coding sequence ATGAAGAAGGTCTATCCAGATCCGAAGGCGGCGCTCGCCGGCCTTCTGCGCGACGGCATGACGATCATGGCCGGCGGCTTCGGCCTATGCGGCATCCCGGACGAGCTGATCGACGCGATCCAGGCCTCGGGCGTGAAGGACCTCACCGTCATCTCCAACAATGCCGGCATCGACGGCGTCGGCCTGGGCAAGCTGCTCGACACCCGTCAGGTGAAGAAGATGATCTCGTCCTATGTCGGCGAGAACAAGGAATTCGCCCGCCAGTATCTCGGCGGCGAACTCGAGATCGAGTTCAACCCGCAGGGCACGCTGGCCGAGCGCATCCGCGCAGGCGGGGCGGGCATCCCGGCCTTCTTCACCAAGACTGGCGTCGGCACCAAGGTCGCCGAGGGCAAGGAAGTGCGCGAGTTCGACGGCGAGAGCTACGTGATGGAGCGCGGGTTGTTCGCGGATCTGGCCATCGTCCACGCCTGGAAGGGCGATACCGAGGGCAACCTCGTCTACCGGAAGACGGCGCGCAACTTCAATCCGATGATGGCCACCGCCGCGGAGGTGACGGTCGCGCAGGTCGAACACCTCGTCGAGCCGGGTGAGATCGACCCCGACCACATCCACACCCCGGGCATCTTCATCGGCCGCATCCTCCACGTGCCGGTGCGCGAGAAGCGCATCGAGCAGCGTACCGTGCGCAAGCGCAAGGAGCCGGAAGCGGCGGCGGCCGGCGGCGGCCAGATCTGA
- a CDS encoding conserved protein of unknown function, AsmA family protein; putative exported protein (Evidence 4 : Unknown function but conserved in other organisms) encodes MSLRRTLSALALGLLAAGLVAACLPWSIEAPGTARFVSRGLQQGWGVALAARGRTEVVLLPLPRIVFEDIRLTEGDAAGPVLAAGGNLSLQLGLAALLTGRVEVDSLTLDGSELVLPQEAGDPRWSAAAERLTHSIAGADGDRPRRIILARCALKGRDPRDGTLQTARDVDLTISWPAWSESLAVNGGFRWSDGSARITLTDLRPYALFSGGESPFTAALTWPTGSLSAQGNGSLRDGLKASGTGSLQTRSLHKTLALTGGGLALSPFVEDFAVEGSFEAASGQIQFPSVTVRSDGNVLEGAGSATFGPKRNAVQATLAAENLNLSPLLAGLLRLTGFDRAADDAARHSRSLDLRPFTGGDLDLRISAGNARIGPVQLTDLASSVLVREDGIEASLGRANVRGGMVKGRVSLAADGGEAAPTRVKAQGSFDGLDLGALLDDLGQSRWVLGATRGSLALEGAGHDVDALARSVSGRVALESADGALSGLDLADVVHRGGAVAPGALARRNGRTPFEHAAVTLLFADGVGEIVEGRLASRTLGASLNGRVALADRRFQARAEILPRATASADGASPPATLFEIAGPWDAVSVRASAGPRPAGDEARQRAAPDSFQRPGADLPLGIRAYVPAPGP; translated from the coding sequence ATGTCGCTGCGCCGCACCCTTTCCGCCCTCGCACTCGGACTCCTCGCTGCAGGGTTGGTGGCTGCCTGCCTGCCGTGGTCGATTGAGGCGCCCGGCACCGCCCGCTTCGTCAGCCGGGGCTTGCAGCAGGGCTGGGGCGTGGCGCTGGCAGCCCGGGGACGCACGGAGGTCGTGCTGCTCCCCCTTCCCCGGATCGTGTTCGAGGATATCCGCCTGACCGAGGGTGATGCCGCCGGGCCGGTCCTTGCCGCGGGCGGGAACCTGTCGCTTCAGCTCGGTCTTGCCGCGCTGCTCACCGGCCGGGTCGAGGTCGATTCCCTGACGCTCGACGGGTCGGAGCTGGTGCTGCCGCAGGAAGCGGGGGATCCCCGCTGGTCCGCGGCGGCCGAGCGCCTGACCCACAGCATCGCCGGCGCGGACGGTGACCGGCCCCGGCGGATCATCCTCGCCCGCTGCGCGCTCAAGGGCCGCGACCCGCGGGACGGAACGCTGCAGACGGCCCGCGACGTCGATCTCACGATCTCCTGGCCGGCCTGGAGCGAGAGCCTCGCGGTGAACGGGGGATTTCGCTGGAGCGACGGCAGCGCCCGGATCACGCTGACGGATCTGCGGCCCTACGCGCTCTTCTCCGGGGGCGAGAGCCCGTTCACCGCCGCCCTGACATGGCCGACGGGCTCCCTGAGCGCCCAAGGCAATGGCAGCCTGCGCGACGGCCTCAAGGCCTCGGGCACCGGCAGCCTCCAGACCCGATCCCTGCACAAGACGCTCGCCTTGACCGGCGGCGGTCTCGCCCTGTCGCCCTTCGTCGAGGATTTCGCCGTGGAGGGCAGCTTCGAGGCGGCCTCCGGTCAGATCCAGTTTCCGAGCGTCACCGTGCGCAGCGACGGGAACGTGCTCGAGGGGGCAGGCTCGGCCACTTTCGGCCCGAAGCGCAACGCGGTGCAGGCCACGCTCGCGGCCGAAAACCTCAACCTCTCGCCGCTGCTCGCCGGCCTCCTGCGTCTGACGGGCTTCGATCGTGCCGCCGACGACGCGGCCAGGCACAGCCGGTCCCTCGACCTGCGTCCCTTCACCGGGGGCGACCTCGATCTGCGGATCTCCGCCGGCAATGCCCGGATCGGGCCGGTGCAGCTGACGGACCTCGCCTCCAGCGTTCTCGTGCGCGAGGACGGCATCGAGGCGTCGCTCGGCCGTGCCAATGTGCGCGGCGGTATGGTCAAGGGCCGGGTTTCCCTCGCCGCCGACGGGGGCGAGGCGGCCCCCACCCGCGTAAAGGCGCAGGGCAGTTTCGACGGGCTCGATCTCGGAGCTCTGCTCGACGATCTCGGCCAGTCTCGCTGGGTGCTCGGGGCGACGCGGGGCAGTCTCGCGCTGGAGGGAGCCGGCCACGATGTCGATGCCCTGGCCCGTTCCGTATCGGGCCGGGTCGCGCTGGAGAGCGCGGACGGTGCCCTGTCCGGGCTCGACCTCGCCGACGTGGTTCATCGCGGCGGCGCGGTGGCGCCGGGGGCGTTGGCCCGGCGCAACGGCCGGACGCCCTTCGAGCATGCCGCCGTGACCCTGCTGTTCGCCGACGGCGTCGGCGAGATCGTCGAGGGAAGGCTCGCCTCCCGCACCCTCGGCGCGTCCCTGAACGGGCGCGTCGCCCTGGCCGACCGCCGCTTCCAGGCGCGGGCCGAGATCCTGCCGCGGGCAACTGCCTCCGCCGACGGGGCGTCGCCCCCCGCCACGCTGTTCGAGATCGCCGGTCCCTGGGATGCCGTGAGCGTTCGGGCCAGCGCCGGGCCGCGTCCCGCCGGGGACGAGGCACGCCAGCGTGCCGCCCCCGATTCCTTCCAGCGGCCCGGCGCCGATCTGCCGCTCGGCATCCGCGCCTACGTGCCGGCGCCGGGGCCCTGA
- a CDS encoding putative penicillin binding protein, beta-lactamase/transpeptidase-like superfamily (Evidence 3 : Putative function from multiple computational evidences; Product type e : enzyme), translating to MCERRFRAARWALAGMLAAIVSAFLHPAPSRAQTFQTAAAHAILIDADSGSVLFEKAADEPFSPASMAKLMTAEIVFRAIKEGRLSMDTEFTVTEDAWRRGGAGGGGSSMFAQVNSRIKLSDLLRGLIVQSGNDAAITIAENMAGTEDAFAGMMNQRAKEIGLTRSTFRNATGYSAPDQKVTARDMARIAQYLIDTYPEFYKIYSEREFTWNKIKQQNRNPLLTLDIGADGLKTGYLEESGYALTGSAVQNGQRLIMVVSGLKTARDRAAEARKMMEWGFRAFEPRQVFAANETVAEVSVFGGEKGSVPVVANKPVRLLLPRGTSDRVTAKVVYQGPLVAPVAQGREVGRLRVTRGDSLALEQPVYAGETVEAGTLSQRALDAAMEVGTDLVRRAFEKAKGGNGSGGSTSTAGTASGNS from the coding sequence ATGTGTGAGAGACGGTTCCGAGCGGCGCGCTGGGCGCTCGCGGGAATGCTGGCCGCAATCGTCAGTGCGTTCCTTCATCCGGCGCCCTCGCGCGCCCAGACGTTCCAGACGGCGGCCGCGCACGCGATCCTGATCGATGCCGATTCCGGCTCGGTGCTGTTCGAGAAGGCGGCCGACGAACCGTTCTCCCCGGCGAGCATGGCCAAGCTGATGACGGCGGAAATCGTGTTCCGCGCCATCAAGGAGGGGCGCCTCTCCATGGACACCGAATTCACGGTGACCGAGGACGCGTGGCGCCGCGGCGGGGCCGGGGGCGGCGGCTCGTCGATGTTCGCGCAGGTCAACAGCCGCATCAAGCTCTCCGACCTGCTGCGCGGGCTGATCGTGCAGTCGGGCAACGACGCGGCAATCACCATCGCCGAGAACATGGCGGGCACCGAGGACGCCTTCGCCGGGATGATGAACCAGCGCGCCAAGGAGATCGGGCTGACGCGCTCGACCTTCCGCAACGCGACCGGCTACTCGGCCCCCGACCAGAAGGTGACCGCCCGCGACATGGCGCGGATCGCCCAATACCTCATCGACACCTACCCCGAATTCTACAAGATCTATTCCGAGCGTGAATTCACTTGGAACAAGATCAAGCAGCAGAACCGCAACCCGCTCCTGACCCTCGATATCGGCGCCGACGGGTTGAAGACCGGCTACCTCGAAGAATCGGGCTACGCGCTCACCGGCTCGGCGGTGCAGAACGGCCAGCGGCTGATCATGGTGGTTTCCGGCCTCAAGACCGCGCGTGACCGCGCGGCGGAAGCCCGCAAGATGATGGAATGGGGGTTCCGCGCCTTCGAGCCGCGGCAGGTCTTCGCCGCGAACGAGACGGTTGCCGAAGTTTCGGTCTTCGGCGGCGAGAAGGGCTCCGTGCCGGTGGTGGCCAACAAGCCGGTGCGCCTGCTGCTGCCGCGCGGCACCTCGGATCGGGTGACCGCCAAGGTGGTCTACCAGGGGCCGCTCGTCGCGCCCGTGGCGCAGGGCCGCGAGGTCGGCCGCCTGCGCGTCACCCGCGGCGACAGCCTCGCCCTGGAGCAGCCGGTTTATGCCGGGGAGACGGTGGAGGCCGGCACCCTGTCGCAGCGGGCCCTCGACGCGGCGATGGAAGTCGGCACAGACCTCGTCCGCCGCGCCTTCGAGAAGGCCAAGGGCGGCAACGGCTCCGGCGGCAGCACGTCCACGGCCGGCACGGCCAGCGGCAACTCCTGA
- a CDS encoding conserved protein of unknown function (Evidence 4 : Unknown function but conserved in other organisms) yields MAVHILVENQGKSHIKPMEFRRFHPSNAPPSRSRRAPAPASDDGVQGAWRTLPLEGRFEVVYEDARGAWTTRTLDARELKLGPGRTLLGGTDRAHGLYRGLRADRIRRLTESTAGTRIETGILDWLLARAEAQRKARSARIPRRAA; encoded by the coding sequence ATGGCTGTGCACATCCTTGTGGAAAACCAGGGGAAATCCCATATCAAGCCCATGGAATTTCGACGCTTTCACCCCAGCAACGCGCCCCCATCCCGCTCCCGTCGCGCCCCTGCGCCGGCGTCGGACGATGGGGTGCAGGGCGCGTGGCGCACGCTGCCTCTCGAAGGCCGCTTCGAGGTCGTCTACGAGGACGCCCGCGGCGCTTGGACGACCCGCACGCTGGACGCGCGCGAGCTGAAGCTCGGGCCCGGCCGCACCCTGCTCGGCGGCACCGACCGGGCGCACGGGCTTTATCGCGGCCTGCGCGCCGACCGCATCCGACGGCTCACCGAGTCCACCGCGGGCACGCGGATCGAAACCGGTATCTTGGATTGGCTGCTCGCCCGCGCCGAGGCGCAGCGGAAGGCTCGGAGCGCGCGCATCCCCCGCCGGGCGGCGTGA
- the rnd gene encoding ribonuclease D (RNase D) (Evidence 2b : Function from indirect experimental evidences (e.g. phenotypes); Product type e : enzyme), with product MELISATQALSDACTQFAAQPFVTVDTEFMRETTYYPKLCLIQMAGPDGFACLVDPLAKDLDLKPFFDLMADESTVKVFHSARQDLEIIWLLGGLLPQPFFDTQVAAMVCGYGDSVSYEQLVNDVAKARIDKSSRFTDWSRRPLSEAQLAYALSDVTHLVTIYQVLAAELLSTDRGLWLDEEMAVLTSPETYQAEPAQAWRRLAGRMRKPREIAVLMEVAAWREAEAQSRNVPRGRILKDEAVIDIATAGPRSVEALGRLRTIPAGFERSRTGTEILAAVERGFARDPSQIAVPERSRSRGGGNGALIDLLKVLLKAVAEAEGVAPKIIATVDDLEALAEDDAADVAVLQGWRRSLFGDKALALKHGRMALSVERGRVTVRELP from the coding sequence ATGGAACTGATCTCCGCAACGCAGGCTCTGTCCGACGCCTGCACCCAATTCGCCGCGCAGCCGTTCGTGACCGTCGATACGGAGTTCATGCGCGAGACGACCTACTATCCGAAGCTCTGCCTGATTCAGATGGCCGGGCCCGACGGATTCGCCTGCCTCGTCGATCCGCTCGCGAAAGATCTCGATCTCAAGCCGTTCTTCGACCTGATGGCCGATGAGAGCACCGTGAAGGTGTTCCATTCGGCCCGGCAGGATCTGGAGATCATCTGGCTGCTCGGCGGACTGCTGCCGCAGCCGTTCTTCGACACGCAGGTCGCGGCCATGGTCTGCGGCTACGGCGACTCGGTCTCCTACGAGCAGCTGGTCAACGATGTCGCCAAGGCGCGCATCGACAAGTCCTCCCGTTTCACCGACTGGTCGCGGCGCCCCCTGTCCGAGGCGCAGCTCGCCTACGCCCTGTCGGACGTCACCCATCTCGTGACGATCTATCAGGTGCTCGCGGCCGAACTGCTGAGCACCGACCGCGGCCTCTGGCTCGACGAGGAGATGGCGGTCCTCACCTCGCCGGAGACCTATCAGGCCGAGCCCGCTCAGGCGTGGCGCCGGCTCGCGGGGCGGATGCGCAAGCCGCGCGAGATCGCCGTGCTCATGGAAGTGGCCGCGTGGCGCGAGGCCGAGGCCCAGAGCCGCAACGTCCCCCGCGGGCGCATCCTCAAGGACGAGGCGGTGATCGACATCGCCACCGCCGGCCCCCGCAGCGTCGAGGCCCTGGGGCGCCTGCGCACCATCCCGGCCGGCTTCGAGCGCTCGCGCACCGGCACCGAAATCCTCGCCGCGGTCGAGCGGGGCTTTGCCCGCGACCCCTCGCAGATCGCCGTGCCCGAGCGCAGCCGCTCCCGCGGTGGCGGCAACGGCGCGCTCATCGATCTTCTCAAGGTGCTGCTCAAGGCGGTGGCCGAGGCCGAGGGCGTGGCGCCCAAGATCATCGCCACCGTCGATGACCTCGAAGCACTCGCCGAGGACGACGCCGCGGATGTGGCCGTGCTCCAGGGCTGGCGCCGCTCCCTGTTCGGCGACAAGGCCCTGGCGCTCAAACACGGGCGCATGGCGCTCTCCGTCGAGCGCGGCCGGGTCACCGTGCGCGAACTGCCGTAG
- a CDS encoding protein of unknown function (Evidence 5 : Unknown function): MFEPNEVLQVLSGRGAVSAQGIEPVAVRYKVVIERRSGIVVAHGSLTGRHAALHPLWITPDATLHLKDSRRLAVSLTDLVGDTAEFESTEPVAPG; encoded by the coding sequence ATGTTCGAGCCGAACGAAGTCCTCCAGGTTCTGAGCGGACGCGGTGCCGTGTCCGCTCAGGGGATCGAGCCGGTCGCAGTCCGCTACAAGGTCGTCATCGAGCGCCGTAGCGGCATCGTCGTCGCCCATGGCAGCCTCACCGGCCGGCACGCGGCCCTGCACCCGCTCTGGATCACGCCGGATGCGACGCTTCACTTGAAGGATTCCCGGCGCCTGGCCGTGTCCCTCACCGATCTCGTCGGCGATACCGCGGAGTTCGAGAGCACCGAGCCGGTTGCGCCGGGCTGA
- a CDS encoding conserved protein of unknown function, DNA-binding and glycosylase domains; putative DNA glycosylase (Evidence 3 : Putative function from multiple computational evidences; Product type e : enzyme): MTCTPSPATREDGARFTLACRQPYDWLHLERFFADHASPGVEAVTPGHYARTFALDGQRGTVSVTAEASALSVCIRGLGSDDDPENILARVRAMFDLDADPRAIAAGLGRDPFTAGLVGRRPGLRMPGAFDGFELAVRAILGQQVSVAAATRLAGRLVAGFGTPLDAETLGDEPGLTHLFPTPEQLVDAEISLVLNMPRARGRAIQGLAAAMLATPDLFAPGGGLDATVARLKALPGIGDWTAHYVAMRALAQADAFPAGDVGLMRALDVGDGRPSRLALLDRAAAWRPWRAYAAIHLWAEDAARRMP; this comes from the coding sequence ATGACGTGCACCCCTTCGCCTGCGACCCGAGAGGACGGGGCCCGCTTCACGCTGGCCTGCCGCCAGCCCTACGATTGGCTGCATCTCGAACGCTTCTTCGCCGACCATGCGAGCCCCGGCGTCGAAGCCGTGACGCCCGGCCACTATGCCCGGACCTTCGCCCTCGACGGGCAGCGCGGCACCGTCTCCGTGACGGCCGAAGCGAGCGCGTTGTCAGTTTGTATCCGCGGCCTCGGTTCGGATGACGATCCCGAAAACATCCTCGCGCGGGTGCGGGCGATGTTCGATCTCGACGCCGACCCGCGGGCGATCGCAGCCGGGCTCGGCCGCGATCCGTTCACCGCCGGCCTCGTGGGGCGCCGGCCGGGTCTGCGGATGCCGGGCGCCTTCGATGGGTTCGAACTGGCGGTCCGGGCGATCCTCGGCCAGCAGGTCTCGGTCGCGGCCGCGACGCGTCTCGCCGGCCGCCTCGTCGCGGGTTTCGGCACGCCCCTCGACGCGGAGACGTTGGGGGACGAGCCGGGTCTCACCCACCTGTTTCCGACGCCGGAGCAGCTGGTGGACGCCGAAATTTCGCTCGTGCTCAACATGCCCCGCGCCCGCGGCCGTGCGATCCAGGGGCTTGCCGCGGCGATGCTTGCGACGCCGGACCTGTTCGCGCCCGGCGGCGGACTCGACGCGACAGTTGCCCGGCTGAAGGCCCTGCCCGGCATCGGGGATTGGACCGCGCATTACGTCGCCATGCGCGCTCTGGCCCAAGCCGACGCCTTTCCGGCGGGGGATGTCGGGCTGATGCGGGCCCTCGATGTTGGCGACGGGCGGCCGAGCCGGCTGGCACTTCTCGACCGTGCGGCGGCTTGGCGGCCCTGGCGAGCCTATGCCGCGATCCATCTCTGGGCCGAGGATGCCGCGCGGAGGATGCCATGA